One Oncorhynchus mykiss isolate Arlee unplaced genomic scaffold, USDA_OmykA_1.1 un_scaffold_226, whole genome shotgun sequence genomic window carries:
- the LOC110511365 gene encoding centrosomal protein of 192 kDa isoform X8, whose translation MTESFSNIEDEAFPSFLSSSVGSSRATLGNITLASTLGLPVAASTVAKIRAGADNRVNAVQASYLEDGRLSLANSQSNNKEQGQFALSFKDELDDADDFIAAHRFSDMLVKVNLDETEPRTRASSLGPNTQTEPLPGRHSDHGDDLSTGRLAFTNLVNRDFMDLKVRSLPGTVDDQSLASDGADSDRFSGSVSSFLANEKLMSVDSMNSDVTDDDVDVNDLQDEDLDLYLNQLVNPAMQRGRVEGQEIPDANQPANQDYSSQPGSTEPQKNRYQFLDDYDQGFQMPDVRLAATGMDSCPGSDEEDTEDELEAARRHTSTRHRLLLSSTSRQLVGESYRPSFRPGLEGGSSDEEVYSGRNPLPGLEHRYSAEGQVINTVTGGGGDGSSGSEEGGNDGVSTLPSSSSAQTTYDVLRGLGILGASVPGENAQDPHSLLGLSRGSLMGDRVGPVGTGETSAGPQRMSPVNWSMALDRQEALDAMDSIESTVAGEGQGVLDSIYLRTGAGHWRPQDMTSHLQTTQSSFHLSQVLPSLSDEEEGRGRPAALGPRGGPCGDSSAPPGPPGLSDMSQGEKDLLYISLEAKYLSQSFQQEDSSHSDSDWNHCPDNLDFQPASHSVVYQNEEGKWVTDLAYYSSFEKEVDGNQLPEVADQFQAEDFVPGSNAIEKIIEDQKEFEKENQFMQEEVMEPASTSPGLLSDTSWRLPASSHILMRASQVSQELDRGNQSYLRLSLGTFFQQRSEALGCLGEDREDDTVKRPSFGYVITSPEKREPFPLIQPSDFLSQDSSVHNDTLTHTDHDQTMNTEDLDKTVEADPDRVSPTGDDEPEPCESASSPLPEALLSPSQTLPSASPGSLGPSPGTDQSNLMLSISTIASAIADASISSEPSQLAAMIMELSMRSRVQRQHQKGVSSPPPASVLEEQTPSPNQVQLDQPSPNQVQLDQRILLETLQRSQCAGDLLETLQRSQSAGDLSAFDIEKYLKQTEVSTSSDSDQSGSSHYTFDFLSWADSLNSSHRKSQAASLVVTVENESSVYQHQATKYQASTKGDISSGVEAKAGLTQGYPAAMTRPVSAGLHPGSGQSGVGPANKTEARRSSIPRPRASSIPTASGKPGRKSVGSGQFSSTTISPAKPAANRKAVGNNSEPQPAGVLSRSNTESGGPELGVVRPTPNNTPAQKVEDPSTSPAPGPKTSPGLRKGLSGPLSLRDITSPSQRTRRSTVKTHATGSSTTQQEKPSGLEKSVGEAPPNTVAKHVGFTSSCHSPQPAAAHRTYDVSPGTPVHHAGGPEQNQCTFRPSTSPLTHSSPSQTSFPSQEGTVSPPSPSVGDRRRPSDLTPPQSEWSCSSPSLSRLTYISLNDSTALNTTGVPTPDRHKSHGTMSLSTTIIRASPTPPVEGADTQSPTGQELPPHRSTDVLCPPRQSKSPESLHHSNGPRSGSVDLRSGSGLGFTRSQSECNYHCGNNRDYNQQKRHSEPNSHLLTKLDSGYSSNLNIQQPSGLGGQGNQQWSGVSAQGSEGYPGARTVFGLPSSEDLCYMPISSFKPQGSMVDLPPGVPSLLTGRSLFSSQLAQQNLGSDGALHPGLPLPAPYHHMAAAGNGLYGHAMSSRLGPNVDPSVRHLHSSGGLGVSGPGGPGGPGGLYHCSNPHLKPLDPGLMEGNPYNQHCVASWSDGSLPEPTAQVVIPEELRFPHACCVGISSQTSLGIFNPSERWQQVSITVTSLAINGEKVDSFPYQWLIVKNKTIIGPKSTEEQKVLFIPPQAGVYQAVLSVSSWPASAEAQAVARAEVFAKRVVLVAMAENPALEVDVGKCGSLDFGDLAGGSAKALPLKLLNRTQATVPIRLVISANATAWRCFTFSKSPVAMTAEGLLQAGTLTSLAAPSVMNHVMHASYGENAESFMVWVHFHAPQKYQSCSGDLGPADEYSDVIQVI comes from the exons ACCGAGAGTTTCAGCAACATCGAGGATGAGgcattccccagtttcctgtctAGCTCTGTGGGCAGCAGCCGTGCCACCCTGGGGAACATCACCCTGGCCTCCACCCTGGGGCTGCCCGTAGCTGCCTCCACCGTGGCTAAAATTAGAGCTGGGGCCGACAACAG AGTAAATGCTGTCCAGGCGTCATATCTGGAGGACGGACGGCTCTCTCTGGCTAACTCTCAGTCCAACAACAAGGAACAGGGACAATTTGCCCTCAGCTTCAAAGATGAGCT aGATGATGCAGATGACTTCATAGCAGCCCACCGGTTCTCAGACATGCTGGTGAAGGTGAATCTGGACGAGACAGAGCCCAGGACTAGAGCCTCCTCCCTCGGCCCCAACACCCAGACTGAACCTCTCCCTGGAAGACACTCTGACCATGGAGACG ATCTCTCTACGGGGCGGCTGGCCTTCACCAACCTGGTTAATAGGGACTTTATGGATCTAAAG GTCCGATCCCTCCCAGGCACCGTGGACGACCAGAGTCTGGCCAGTGACGGAGCCGACAGCGACCGCTTCAGTGGGAGTGTCTCCAGCTTCCTGGCCAATGAGAAGCTCATGTCTGTGGACAGCATGAACAGTGATGTCACAG ATGACGATGTCGACGTGAACGACCTGCAGGATGAAGATCTGGACCTGTACTTAAACCAGCTGGTGAACCCTGCCATGCAGAGAGGACGGGTGGAGGGACAGGAGATACCTGATGCT aaccagccagccaaccaagaCTATTCATCTCAGCCCGGTTCTACAGAACCACAGAAGAACAGATACCAGTTCCTGGATGACTATGATCAG GGTTTCCAGATGCCTGACGTACGGCTCGCTGCTACAGGGATGGACTCGTGTCCCGGCAGTGATGAGGAGGACACTGAGGatgagctggaggcagctagAAGACACACTTCTACCAGACACAGACTCCTGCTGTCCAGCACCTCCCGACAGCTG GTGGGGGAGAGCTACCGTCCCAGCTTCAGACCTGGGCTGGAGGGAGGCAGCTCTGACGAAGAAGTTTACTCTGGTCGTAACCCTCTACCTGGGTTAGAACACAGATACTCTGCAGAGGGCCAAGTCATCAACACTGTAACAG gaggaggaggagacggaagCAGTgggagtgaggagggagggaacgaTGGCGTGTCcactctaccctcctcctcctcggccCAGACCACCTACGATGTGCTGCGGGGGCTGGGGATCCTGGGGGCCAGCGTGCCAGGAGAGAATGCCCAGGACCCTCACTCTCTACTGGGGCTGAGCCGGGGCAGCCTGATGGGGGACCGTGTGGGGCCGGTGGGGACTGGAGAGACCAGCGCTGGGCCCCAGAGGATGTCCCCTGTCAACTGGAGTATGGCCTTAGACAGACAGGAGGCGCTG GATGCCATGGACAGTATAGAGTCTACGGTGGCAGGGGAGGGTCAAGGTGTCTTGGATTCTATATATCTGAGGACTGGTGCTGGACACTGGAGACCCCAGGACATGACCTCTCACCTCCAGACCACACAGAGCAGCTTCCACCTCTCTCAG GTGCTTCCTTCGCTtagtgatgaggaggaggggagggggaggcctGCTGCCCTGGGGCCAAGAGGAGGTCCATGTGGGGACTCCTCTGCACCTCCTGGTCCTCCTGGCCTGTCAGACATGAGTCAGGGTGAGAAGGatctcctctacatctctctgGAAGCGAAGTACCTCTCTCAGAGCTTCCAACAGGAGGACTCCTCTCACTCTGACAGCGACTGGAACCACTGTCCTGATAACCTGGACTTCCAACCGG cCTCTCACAGTGTGGTCTACCAGAACGAGGAGGGGAAGTGGGTGACTGATCTGGCTTACTACTCGTCCTTTGAGAAGGAGGTGGATGGAAACCAGCTGCCGGAGGTAGCAGACCAGTTCCAGGCTGAGGACTTCGTTCCAGGCA GTAACGCCATAGAGAAGATCATAGAAGACCAGAAGGAGTTTGAGAAGGAGAACCAGTTCATGCAAGAGGAGGTGATGGAGCCTGCCTCCACCAGTCCAGGTCTCCTATCTGACACTTCCTGGAGACTCCCAGCCAGCAGCCACATCCTGATGCGGGCCAGCCAGGTGTCCCAGGAGCTGGACAGAGGGAACCAGAGCTACCTCCGTCTGTCTCTAGGGACCTTCTTCCAGCAGCGCTCTGAGGCCCTGGGCTGTCTAGGGGAGGACCGGGAGGACGATACAGTCAAACGG CCGTCGTTTGGTTACGTCATCACCTCTCCAGAGAAGAGGGAACCGTTTCCTCTGATTCAACCATCAGACTTCCTCTCTCAGGACAGCTCGGTCCACAAcgacaccctcacacacactgaccacgACCAAACCATGAACACGG AGGACTTGGACAAGACTGTGGAGGCAGATCCAGACAGGGTATCACCTACAGGAGATGACGAGCCAGAGCCTTGTGAATCAgcctcttcccccctccctgaGGCCCTGCTCTCCCCCAGCCAGACCCTTCCCTCAGCCTCCCCCGGCAGCCTGGGCCCCAGCCCCGGCACAGACCAATCTAACCTCATGTTGTCTATCAGCACCATTGCCTCGGCCATCGCAGATGCCTCCATCTCCTCCGAGCCCTCCCAGCTGGCTGCCATGATCATGGAGCTGTCAATGAGGAGTAGGGTACAGAGGCAACACCAGAAAGGTGTGTCGAGTCCACCGCCAG CCTCTGTCCTGGAAGAGCAAACACCCAGCCCTAACCAGGTTCAACTGGACCAGCCCAGCCCTAACCAGGTTCAACTGGACCAGAGAATCCTGCTGGAGACTCTACAGAGGAGCCAGTGTGCCGGGGACCTGCTGGAGACTCTACAGAGGAGCCAGAGTGCCGGGGACCTGAGTGCCTTCGACATTGAAAAGTACCTGAAGCAGACCGAGGTATCCACCAGCAGCGACAGCGACCAGTCAGGCTCCTCCCACTACACTTTTGACTTCCTCAGCTGGGCCGACAGCCTCAACTCCTCCCACAGGAAGTCCCAGGCTGCATCACTTGTTGTTACTGTGGAGAACGAGAGCTCGGTTTATCAACACCAGGCTACCAAATACCAGGCTAGCACCAAGGGAGATATCTCCTCTGGCGTAGAGGCTAAGGCAGGTTTGACACAAGGTTACCCTGCTGCTATGACCCGTCCAGTCTCTGCTGGGCTACATCCAGGTTCTGGTCAGAGTGGAGTAGGCCCAGCTAACAAGACGGAGGCGAGGAGGAGTTCCATCCCCCGTCCCAGGGCCAGttccatccctacagcctctggtAAACCAGGGAGGAAGTCTGTGGGCTCTGGTCAGTTCTCCTCAACCACCATCTCCCCAGCCAAACCAGCTGctaacaggaaggctgtagggaATAACAGTGAGCCCCAGCCAGCTGGTGTACTGAGCAGGAGCAACACAGAGAGTGGTGGGCCTGAACTAGGAGTAGTCCGTCCAACACCCAACAACACCCCAGCCCAGAAGGTAGAGGACCCCTCCACATCTCCTGCCCCAGGCCCTAAGACCTCCCCTGGTCTGAGGAAGGGTCTGTCAGGGCCGCTGTCCCTCAGAGACATCACATCCCCCTCCCAGAGAACCAGGAGGAGCACAGTGAAGACCCACGCTACAGGGAGCAGTACAACACAGCAGGAGAAACCCAGTGGCCTGGAGAAGAGTGTTGGAGAAGCTCCTCCCAACACTGTGGCCAAACATGTTGGTTTTACTTCCTCGTGTCACAGCCCCCAGCCTGCTGCTGCACACAGGACGTACG atgTGTCTCCAGGTACTCCTGTGCATCATGCCGGAGGACCAGAGCAGAACCAGTGCACCTTcagaccctccacctctcctctcacccaCTCCTCCCCCTCACAGACCTCCTTTCCCAGCCAAGAAGG GACTGTGTCGCCCCCCTCCCCCAGTGTAGGGGACAGGAGACGTCCCAGTGATCTCACTCCTCCCCAGTCTGAGTGGAGCTGTTCCAGTCCCAGCCTCAGCAGACTGACATACATCTCTCTGAATGACAGCACGGCTCTCAACACAACCGGCGTCCCAACTCCTGACAGACACAAG aGTCATGGCACCATGTCTCTGAGCACCACTATCATCAGGGCCAGTCCCACCCCGCCAGTAGAAGGGGCTGATACCCAGAGTCCTACAGGTCAGGAGCTACCTCCTCACCGCTCTACAGACGTCCTCTGTCCTCCTAGACAGTCCAAGAGCCCAGAGTCTCTTCACCACTCAAACGGTCCTCGTAGTGGCTCGGTAGACCTGCGGAGTGGTTCAGGTCTGGGCTTCACACGCAGCCAGAGTGAGTGTAACTATCACTGTGGGAACAATAGAGACTACAACCAGCAGAAACGCCACTCCGAACCCAACTCACACCTTCTCACCAAGTTGGATTCTGGCTACTCCAGCAACCTGAACATCCAGCAGCCCAGCGGTTTGGGGGGCCAAGGGAACCAGCAGTGGTCTGGAGTCTCAGCCCAGGGGAGTGAGGGCTATCCTGGGGCCAGGACGGTCTTCGGCTTGCCTTCCTCCGAGGACCTGTGCTACATGCCCATCTCCAGCTTCAAGCCCCAGGGCTCCATGGTGGACCTGCCTCCAGGGGTCCCTAGCCTCCTGACGGGGCGCTCCCTCTTCAGTTCCCAGCTGGCACAGCAGAACCTGGGCTCAGATGGAGCTCTTCACCCTGGTCTCCCTCTGCCTGCTCCCTACCACCACATGGCAGCAGCAGGAAACGGCCTGTATGGTCATGCTATGTCCTCACGGTTAGGACCCAACGTTGACCCCTCAGTCAGACACCTCCACAGCTCTGGGGGTCTGGGTGTCTCTGGGCCAGGTGGACCAGGAGGTCCCGGGGGTCTGTACCACTGCTCTAACCCCCACCTCAAACCCTTGGACCCAGGACTGATGGAGGGGAACCCCTACAACCAGCACTGTGTAGCCTCGTGGTCTGACGGCAGCCTTCCTGAACCCACAG CCCAGGTCGTGATCCCTGAGGAGCTGAGGTTCCCCCATGCCTGCTGTGTGGGCATCTCCTCTCAGACCTCACTGGGCATCTTCAATCCCTCCGAGCGCTGGCAGCAGGTCTCCATCACCGTCACCAGTCTGGCCATCAACGGAGAGAAG GTTGATTCATTCCCGTACCAGTGGCTGATAGTGAAGAACAAGACCATCATTGGCCCTAAGAGCACGGAGGAGCAGAAGGTGTTGTTCATCCCACCTCAGGCCGGGGTGTACCAAGCTGTCCTCAGTGTCTCCTCCTGGCCTGCCTCCGCTGAGGCCCAGGCTGTCGCCCGCGCCGAGGTGTTCGCCAAGAGGGTGGTCCTCGTCGCCATGGCAGAGAACCCTGCTCTGGAG GTGGATGTAGGGAAGTGTGGCAGTCTGGACTTCGGAGACCTGGCAGGTGGCAGTGCCAAAGCTCTCCCTCTGAAGCTGCTGAACAGGACTCAGGCCACCGTACCTATTAGACTGGTTATCAGTGCT AACGCCACGGCCTGGCGCTGCTTCACCTTCTCCAAGAGTCCCGTTGCCATGACAGCTGAGGGCTTGCTGCAGGCGGGGACTCTGACATCACTGGCCGCTCCGTCCGTCATGAACCACGTGATGCACGCCAGCTACGGAGAG AATGCAGAGAGCTTCATGGTTTGGGTCCACTTCCACGCTCCACAGAAGTACCAGTCCTGTTCAG GTGATCTAGGTCCAGCTGATGAGTACAGTGATGTAATACAGGTGATCTAG
- the LOC110511365 gene encoding centrosomal protein of 192 kDa isoform X10 produces MTESFSNIEDEAFPSFLSSSVGSSRATLGNITLASTLGLPVAASTVAKIRAGADNRVNAVQASYLEDGRLSLANSQSNNKEQGQFALSFKDELDDADDFIAAHRFSDMLVKVNLDETEPRTRASSLGPNTQTEPLPGRHSDHGDDLSTGRLAFTNLVNRDFMDLKVRSLPGTVDDQSLASDGADSDRFSGSVSSFLANEKLMSVDSMNSDVTDDDVDVNDLQDEDLDLYLNQLVNPAMQRGRVEGQEIPDANQPANQDYSSQPGSTEPQKNRYQFLDDYDQGFQMPDVRLAATGMDSCPGSDEEDTEDELEAARRHTSTRHRLLLSSTSRQLVGESYRPSFRPGLEGGSSDEEVYSGRNPLPGLEHRYSAEGQVINTVTGGGGDGSSGSEEGGNDGVSTLPSSSSAQTTYDVLRGLGILGASVPGENAQDPHSLLGLSRGSLMGDRVGPVGTGETSAGPQRMSPVNWSMALDRQEALDAMDSIESTVAGEGQGVLDSIYLRTGAGHWRPQDMTSHLQTTQSSFHLSQVLPSLSDEEEGRGRPAALGPRGGPCGDSSAPPGPPGLSDMSQGEKDLLYISLEAKYLSQSFQQEDSSHSDSDWNHCPDNLDFQPASHSVVYQNEEGKWVTDLAYYSSFEKEVDGNQLPEVADQFQAEDFVPGSNAIEKIIEDQKEFEKENQFMQEEVMEPASTSPGLLSDTSWRLPASSHILMRASQVSQELDRGNQSYLRLSLGTFFQQRSEALGCLGEDREDDTVKRPSFGYVITSPEKREPFPLIQPSDFLSQDSSVHNDTLTHTDHDQTMNTEDLDKTVEADPDRVSPTGDDEPEPCESASSPLPEALLSPSQTLPSASPGSLGPSPGTDQSNLMLSISTIASAIADASISSEPSQLAAMIMELSMRSRVQRQHQKGVSSPPPASVLEEQTPSPNQVQLDQPSPNQVQLDQRILLETLQRSQCAGDLLETLQRSQSAGDLSAFDIEKYLKQTEVSTSSDSDQSGSSHYTFDFLSWADSLNSSHRKSQAASLVVTVENESSVYQHQATKYQASTKGDISSGVEAKAGLTQGYPAAMTRPVSAGLHPGSGQSGVGPANKTEARRSSIPRPRASSIPTASGKPGRKSVGSGQFSSTTISPAKPAANRKAVGNNSEPQPAGVLSRSNTESGGPELGVVRPTPNNTPAQKVEDPSTSPAPGPKTSPGLRKGLSGPLSLRDITSPSQRTRRSTVKTHATGSSTTQQEKPSGLEKSVGEAPPNTVAKHVGFTSSCHSPQPAAAHRTYDVSPGTPVHHAGGPEQNQCTFRPSTSPLTHSSPSQTSFPSQEGTVSPPSPSVGDRRRPSDLTPPQSEWSCSSPSLSRLTYISLNDSTALNTTGVPTPDRHKSHGTMSLSTTIIRASPTPPVEGADTQSPTGQELPPHRSTDVLCPPRQSKSPESLHHSNGPRSGSVDLRSGSGLGFTRSQSECNYHCGNNRDYNQQKRHSEPNSHLLTKLDSGYSSNLNIQQPSGLGGQGNQQWSGVSAQGSEGYPGARTVFGLPSSEDLCYMPISSFKPQGSMVDLPPGVPSLLTGRSLFSSQLAQQNLGSDGALHPGLPLPAPYHHMAAAGNGLYGHAMSSRLGPNVDPSVRHLHSSGGLGVSGPGGPGGPGGLYHCSNPHLKPLDPGLMEGNPYNQHCVASWSDGSLPEPTAQVVIPEELRFPHACCVGISSQTSLGIFNPSERWQQVSITVTSLAINGEKVESFPYQWLIVKN; encoded by the exons ACCGAGAGTTTCAGCAACATCGAGGATGAGgcattccccagtttcctgtctAGCTCTGTGGGCAGCAGCCGTGCCACCCTGGGGAACATCACCCTGGCCTCCACCCTGGGGCTGCCCGTAGCTGCCTCCACCGTGGCTAAAATTAGAGCTGGGGCCGACAACAG AGTAAATGCTGTCCAGGCGTCATATCTGGAGGACGGACGGCTCTCTCTGGCTAACTCTCAGTCCAACAACAAGGAACAGGGACAATTTGCCCTCAGCTTCAAAGATGAGCT aGATGATGCAGATGACTTCATAGCAGCCCACCGGTTCTCAGACATGCTGGTGAAGGTGAATCTGGACGAGACAGAGCCCAGGACTAGAGCCTCCTCCCTCGGCCCCAACACCCAGACTGAACCTCTCCCTGGAAGACACTCTGACCATGGAGACG ATCTCTCTACGGGGCGGCTGGCCTTCACCAACCTGGTTAATAGGGACTTTATGGATCTAAAG GTCCGATCCCTCCCAGGCACCGTGGACGACCAGAGTCTGGCCAGTGACGGAGCCGACAGCGACCGCTTCAGTGGGAGTGTCTCCAGCTTCCTGGCCAATGAGAAGCTCATGTCTGTGGACAGCATGAACAGTGATGTCACAG ATGACGATGTCGACGTGAACGACCTGCAGGATGAAGATCTGGACCTGTACTTAAACCAGCTGGTGAACCCTGCCATGCAGAGAGGACGGGTGGAGGGACAGGAGATACCTGATGCT aaccagccagccaaccaagaCTATTCATCTCAGCCCGGTTCTACAGAACCACAGAAGAACAGATACCAGTTCCTGGATGACTATGATCAG GGTTTCCAGATGCCTGACGTACGGCTCGCTGCTACAGGGATGGACTCGTGTCCCGGCAGTGATGAGGAGGACACTGAGGatgagctggaggcagctagAAGACACACTTCTACCAGACACAGACTCCTGCTGTCCAGCACCTCCCGACAGCTG GTGGGGGAGAGCTACCGTCCCAGCTTCAGACCTGGGCTGGAGGGAGGCAGCTCTGACGAAGAAGTTTACTCTGGTCGTAACCCTCTACCTGGGTTAGAACACAGATACTCTGCAGAGGGCCAAGTCATCAACACTGTAACAG gaggaggaggagacggaagCAGTgggagtgaggagggagggaacgaTGGCGTGTCcactctaccctcctcctcctcggccCAGACCACCTACGATGTGCTGCGGGGGCTGGGGATCCTGGGGGCCAGCGTGCCAGGAGAGAATGCCCAGGACCCTCACTCTCTACTGGGGCTGAGCCGGGGCAGCCTGATGGGGGACCGTGTGGGGCCGGTGGGGACTGGAGAGACCAGCGCTGGGCCCCAGAGGATGTCCCCTGTCAACTGGAGTATGGCCTTAGACAGACAGGAGGCGCTG GATGCCATGGACAGTATAGAGTCTACGGTGGCAGGGGAGGGTCAAGGTGTCTTGGATTCTATATATCTGAGGACTGGTGCTGGACACTGGAGACCCCAGGACATGACCTCTCACCTCCAGACCACACAGAGCAGCTTCCACCTCTCTCAG GTGCTTCCTTCGCTtagtgatgaggaggaggggagggggaggcctGCTGCCCTGGGGCCAAGAGGAGGTCCATGTGGGGACTCCTCTGCACCTCCTGGTCCTCCTGGCCTGTCAGACATGAGTCAGGGTGAGAAGGatctcctctacatctctctgGAAGCGAAGTACCTCTCTCAGAGCTTCCAACAGGAGGACTCCTCTCACTCTGACAGCGACTGGAACCACTGTCCTGATAACCTGGACTTCCAACCGG cCTCTCACAGTGTGGTCTACCAGAACGAGGAGGGGAAGTGGGTGACTGATCTGGCTTACTACTCGTCCTTTGAGAAGGAGGTGGATGGAAACCAGCTGCCGGAGGTAGCAGACCAGTTCCAGGCTGAGGACTTCGTTCCAGGCA GTAACGCCATAGAGAAGATCATAGAAGACCAGAAGGAGTTTGAGAAGGAGAACCAGTTCATGCAAGAGGAGGTGATGGAGCCTGCCTCCACCAGTCCAGGTCTCCTATCTGACACTTCCTGGAGACTCCCAGCCAGCAGCCACATCCTGATGCGGGCCAGCCAGGTGTCCCAGGAGCTGGACAGAGGGAACCAGAGCTACCTCCGTCTGTCTCTAGGGACCTTCTTCCAGCAGCGCTCTGAGGCCCTGGGCTGTCTAGGGGAGGACCGGGAGGACGATACAGTCAAACGG CCGTCGTTTGGTTACGTCATCACCTCTCCAGAGAAGAGGGAACCGTTTCCTCTGATTCAACCATCAGACTTCCTCTCTCAGGACAGCTCGGTCCACAAcgacaccctcacacacactgaccacgACCAAACCATGAACACGG AGGACTTGGACAAGACTGTGGAGGCAGATCCAGACAGGGTATCACCTACAGGAGATGACGAGCCAGAGCCTTGTGAATCAgcctcttcccccctccctgaGGCCCTGCTCTCCCCCAGCCAGACCCTTCCCTCAGCCTCCCCCGGCAGCCTGGGCCCCAGCCCCGGCACAGACCAATCTAACCTCATGTTGTCTATCAGCACCATTGCCTCGGCCATCGCAGATGCCTCCATCTCCTCCGAGCCCTCCCAGCTGGCTGCCATGATCATGGAGCTGTCAATGAGGAGTAGGGTACAGAGGCAACACCAGAAAGGTGTGTCGAGTCCACCGCCAG CCTCTGTCCTGGAAGAGCAAACACCCAGCCCTAACCAGGTTCAACTGGACCAGCCCAGCCCTAACCAGGTTCAACTGGACCAGAGAATCCTGCTGGAGACTCTACAGAGGAGCCAGTGTGCCGGGGACCTGCTGGAGACTCTACAGAGGAGCCAGAGTGCCGGGGACCTGAGTGCCTTCGACATTGAAAAGTACCTGAAGCAGACCGAGGTATCCACCAGCAGCGACAGCGACCAGTCAGGCTCCTCCCACTACACTTTTGACTTCCTCAGCTGGGCCGACAGCCTCAACTCCTCCCACAGGAAGTCCCAGGCTGCATCACTTGTTGTTACTGTGGAGAACGAGAGCTCGGTTTATCAACACCAGGCTACCAAATACCAGGCTAGCACCAAGGGAGATATCTCCTCTGGCGTAGAGGCTAAGGCAGGTTTGACACAAGGTTACCCTGCTGCTATGACCCGTCCAGTCTCTGCTGGGCTACATCCAGGTTCTGGTCAGAGTGGAGTAGGCCCAGCTAACAAGACGGAGGCGAGGAGGAGTTCCATCCCCCGTCCCAGGGCCAGttccatccctacagcctctggtAAACCAGGGAGGAAGTCTGTGGGCTCTGGTCAGTTCTCCTCAACCACCATCTCCCCAGCCAAACCAGCTGctaacaggaaggctgtagggaATAACAGTGAGCCCCAGCCAGCTGGTGTACTGAGCAGGAGCAACACAGAGAGTGGTGGGCCTGAACTAGGAGTAGTCCGTCCAACACCCAACAACACCCCAGCCCAGAAGGTAGAGGACCCCTCCACATCTCCTGCCCCAGGCCCTAAGACCTCCCCTGGTCTGAGGAAGGGTCTGTCAGGGCCGCTGTCCCTCAGAGACATCACATCCCCCTCCCAGAGAACCAGGAGGAGCACAGTGAAGACCCACGCTACAGGGAGCAGTACAACACAGCAGGAGAAACCCAGTGGCCTGGAGAAGAGTGTTGGAGAAGCTCCTCCCAACACTGTGGCCAAACATGTTGGTTTTACTTCCTCGTGTCACAGCCCCCAGCCTGCTGCTGCACACAGGACGTACG atgTGTCTCCAGGTACTCCTGTGCATCATGCCGGAGGACCAGAGCAGAACCAGTGCACCTTcagaccctccacctctcctctcacccaCTCCTCCCCCTCACAGACCTCCTTTCCCAGCCAAGAAGG GACTGTGTCGCCCCCCTCCCCCAGTGTAGGGGACAGGAGACGTCCCAGTGATCTCACTCCTCCCCAGTCTGAGTGGAGCTGTTCCAGTCCCAGCCTCAGCAGACTGACATACATCTCTCTGAATGACAGCACGGCTCTCAACACAACCGGCGTCCCAACTCCTGACAGACACAAG aGTCATGGCACCATGTCTCTGAGCACCACTATCATCAGGGCCAGTCCCACCCCGCCAGTAGAAGGGGCTGATACCCAGAGTCCTACAGGTCAGGAGCTACCTCCTCACCGCTCTACAGACGTCCTCTGTCCTCCTAGACAGTCCAAGAGCCCAGAGTCTCTTCACCACTCAAACGGTCCTCGTAGTGGCTCGGTAGACCTGCGGAGTGGTTCAGGTCTGGGCTTCACACGCAGCCAGAGTGAGTGTAACTATCACTGTGGGAACAATAGAGACTACAACCAGCAGAAACGCCACTCCGAACCCAACTCACACCTTCTCACCAAGTTGGATTCTGGCTACTCCAGCAACCTGAACATCCAGCAGCCCAGCGGTTTGGGGGGCCAAGGGAACCAGCAGTGGTCTGGAGTCTCAGCCCAGGGGAGTGAGGGCTATCCTGGGGCCAGGACGGTCTTCGGCTTGCCTTCCTCCGAGGACCTGTGCTACATGCCCATCTCCAGCTTCAAGCCCCAGGGCTCCATGGTGGACCTGCCTCCAGGGGTCCCTAGCCTCCTGACGGGGCGCTCCCTCTTCAGTTCCCAGCTGGCACAGCAGAACCTGGGCTCAGATGGAGCTCTTCACCCTGGTCTCCCTCTGCCTGCTCCCTACCACCACATGGCAGCAGCAGGAAACGGCCTGTATGGTCATGCTATGTCCTCACGGTTAGGACCCAACGTTGACCCCTCAGTCAGACACCTCCACAGCTCTGGGGGTCTGGGTGTCTCTGGGCCAGGTGGACCAGGAGGTCCCGGGGGTCTGTACCACTGCTCTAACCCCCACCTCAAACCCTTGGACCCAGGACTGATGGAGGGGAACCCCTACAACCAGCACTGTGTAGCCTCGTGGTCTGACGGCAGCCTTCCTGAACCCACAG CCCAGGTCGTGATCCCTGAGGAGCTGAGGTTCCCCCATGCCTGCTGTGTGGGCATCTCCTCTCAGACCTCACTGGGCATCTTCAATCCCTCCGAGCGCTGGCAGCAGGTCTCCATCACCGTCACCAGTCTGGCCATCAACGGAGAGAAG GTTGAATCATTCCCGTACCAGTGGCTGATAGTGAAGAACTAG